TCGGCGAGTACAATTCGCCGCACCCAGAGCATCGGCGTGCGAGCGGCCAGCGGCGCAATATAACGCGCGACAACGAAGAGAACTGCCAACTGTAAGAGAATAGCGATGAGATAAACACTCTGTGCACCGGGAAGAAATAGGTCGAAAAGTCGCGCGATAGTCTCACCCCTGATGATGAGCACCGCAAAGGCAATCTGCAGCACCAGCCCCCAGATTACGGTTCGCCAGTCGATTCGGTTGCGCGTAGCTGAAAGCGCGTAACAGGTTGCGATAACCGCCGCGATGCCTGCAAGACCGGTGAGGTTTGCCAGCTGCACGCTACTGGCCGCCAACATTGTGCCGTTGCATTTCTTCGACGGTCGGCCGCATAAAGGCCATCAGCGCGATAAGAATGCCGAGCGGTATCAGCATATTTTTTTCATGGCTGAGAAAAAAGACCACGCCGATGAACATTGCTGACCCTTCGAGCAGCGCCCATTGCACGATTTTCATGGTGATATATTTTTGCAGCGGCACATTCTTCTCGCCACGCATAACAAACCGCGGTATGAGCTGTGACATGCCCACGCCAATGACTGCCATCGCGGCCGCCACCGTCTGAAAAACCAGCAAATCTTGCTTTTCGATCGCAGCGTCTTTGACATCGGGCAGAATAATGAAGAAAGTAACAGCGGCGAACATCGCCGGGGCCAGCATCATCGCGAGATGAATGACATAAAGATTTACGGGAATCTTGGGCATAGCGACGAGTCGCCGCGCGTAACGCGGTGGCAAGAATTTTGTGCAGAGCGCACACTTAAACCTGAATTGTGGCCCCGTTTAGATTTACAGCCACACGCTGTGTTCAGTTCTACACCCGATGGCGTACGATAAGATTCAGCTGCCTGACCAGGGTGAGAAAATCACCATGGAAAAAGGCAGACTCAAAGTACCCGACCAGCCCATAATTCCCTATATTGAGGGCGATGGCACCGGCCCCGATATCTGGAGAGCCAGTGTGCGCGTGCTCGACGCGGCAGTGGCGAAGGCATATCAGGGCGCCAAAGCCATTCACTGGCTAGAGGTTTATGCCGGTGAGAAATCCAACTTGGTATATGGCCCCAATACCTGGCTTCCCGACGAGACACTGAGGGCAATCGAAGAGTTCAAAATTGCGATCAAAGGGCCCATGACTACCCCGGTCGGCGGAGGTATTCGCTCGATCAACGTGGCGCTGCGGCAAATGCTCGATCTCTATGTGTGCCTGCGACCCGTGCAATATTTCAGCGGCGTGCCATCGCCGGTGAAGCGACCCGAAGATGTCGACATGACTATCTTTCGTGAGAATACTGAAGACATCTACGCGGGCATCGAGTTTGAACCAGCGAGCGACGGAGCCAAGAAGATTATCAAAATGCTTGAAGAATCAGAGCTGCTGGGCAAGGTGCGGTTTCCGGCGACTGCGTCTTTTGGCATTAAGCCCGTATCGCGCGAAGGTACGGAGCGCCTCGTCAAGGCAGCGATTGAATACGCGATTCAGAACAAACGCCGGTCGGTGACGCTGGTGCATAAAGGCAACATCATGAAGTTCACCGAAGGTTACTTCTGTAAATGGGGCTATGAAACCGCCAAGAAATACTTCGCGAACGAAACCGTCTCGTGGGATGAATGCGGCGGCAACCCGCCGGCCGGAAAAATTCTGATAAAAGATGCAATCGCCGATTCATTCTTGCAGCAGATTCTGTTGCGCCCGAAAGACTATGACGTTGTCGCGACGCTCAACCTGAACGGCGACTACCTCTCTGACGCACTCGCGGCGCAGGTGGGCGGCATCGGCATTGCACCCGGCGCCAACATCAATTACCAGAACGGCTGCGCTATTTTTGAAGCCACGCATGGCACCGCGCCCAAGTACGCAGGTCTCGACAAAGTGAACCCCTCATCGGTCATTCTTTCGGGAGAAATGATGCTGCGCTATCTCGGGTGGAAAGAAGCAGCAGACATGATTATCGCGGCACTTTCAAAAACTATTGCGCAGAAAACCGTCACGTATGACTTCGCGCGCCTGATGGAAGGCGCGAAAGAAATCAAGTGTTCTGAGTTTGCTGATGCCGTAATTGAAAACCTTTGATCGCCCCCTTCGAGCGCCTCAGGGTGCGATTGGCGTGACACGCGGTCGCTGAGGCGCTCGAAGCGACCGCTAGATTGCCCAAAATCTTTCACCCTTGTTAAACCGCTCAACGCCCTTCTTCATGCTCTCACTCGTCGCTACCGGATGCAAATTGCGCGCCTCAAGCCTGAGCGCTTCGCTGAGCGGCAGGTGAGATCCGTTGAGTGCCGATGAAAGATCGGCGATGAGCGCATCGCGCGGCGACTGGCATATTTGTGCCGCTACTTTAAGCGCGCGGTCGAGTCCTTTGCCTTTTTTCGCGAGCTCCCACACGAGGCCGATCTCGTAAGCACGCTGCGCGCGAATACGCTGACCGGTGATAATCAGCGGCAGCGCAGCGCCCCAATTCAGCAGCCGGGGCAAATAGACGGTACCCCCGTCGACGAGGGGAACTCCCCACCGCCGGCAGGCCACCGAAAACAGCGCCTGCGGCTCGGCGATGCGAATGTGCCCGTGGCAGAAGAGCTCGAGCCCCCCTGCATATGTATACCCGTGGCTCACCGTGATGACCGGCTTCTGCTGCACAATGCGGCTGCCACCCAATGGGCCAGCATCGTTCATCGCATATCGTTCGATTGCCTGCGGGGTCATGCCCTCGCCCAATTGCGCGAGTTCGCCGAGTGCCGTCAGATCGGCCCCTGCGCAGAACGATTTATCGCCCGCACCGTGTAAGACGGCGACGACCAGCGCATCGTCGTCCCGAAATTTTTGCCATGCTTCGCTGAGGTATTTTGCCATTTCGCCGTTAACAGCGTTATGCACCTCGGGGCGGTTCATCGTAATCTGGTATATCTTGCCGCCTTCGGTGGAGTGTATCTGTGTGAGAACCGGCTTCGTTGTCATAAACCATTTGCCCGCGCCGCCACGTACAGGCAAGCGGCGCGCGAATTCGACTCTATAGGTTTTTTATGGCTTTGTGGGTCAGGTACAGGTCGAGCAGCAGATTGAACAGATATGCGGCCGCAAACGCGAACGGAAATATGGCAGGGTATTCCCGGGGAAACTTATTTCGAGGCATCAGAAATTCGACAGCGACGCCACCTGCAGCAATCGCCAGAACGAGCCAACCTGCGGCATCGGGCAAAATCGACACCTTTGCGTCGGTGGCCGGGCGGTGAATACGTATGATGCTCAGGGGAAACAAAATGCGAAACAGCCCCCGCATCGGCAATTTGCGCACACGCCGTGCCACCAGCGGGTCGCCGTCGCGGACAATATAGAATGCGCCCGAACGCGTTAGTTTCTGTGCAAATGCCATAACGGGGCCTTTTAGAAAGAGGCCACTGGCCGCCGACTGAAAAATCTAATTGGCCACAGCCGGTCAGGTTTCAGGCCTATATTCCTTTTCAGACTGTCGTGCGCCCTGACTTTTACCCATGTCAGCCCTCACCATTCTTTCAGACGAAGAACAATCTTACTTTGACGCGATAAAAGACTTCGCGAAAAAAGAAATCACCCCGCACGTCACGGCGATGGACGAAGCGCAACAGGTCAATAAAGACATCGTCAAGAAGCTCTTTGAAATGGGCCTCATGGGCATTGAAGTGCCGCAGAGCCTCGAAGGCTCAGAAGCCTCGTTTTTCACGGCGATTCTCGCCGTTCAGGCGATCTCACAGGTTGACCCTTCGGTCGGCGTGATGGTCGACGTGCAGAACACACTCGTAAACAATGCGTTCATGCGCTGGGGTTCAGACGCGCTCAAAAAGAAATACCTGCCGCAGCTCGCTACGGGCAAAGTTGGTTCGTACTGTCTTTCAGAGAGTTCTTCGGGGTCAGATGCATTTGCGCTAAAGACCAAAGCCGTTAAAAAAGACGGCAAATACATTCTGAACGGCCAAAAACTGTGGATTACCAACGCAGGTGAAGCAGATATCTTCATTATAATCGCGAACCTGAACCCAGAAGCGGGCTATAAAGGCATTACTGCGTTTATCGTCGAACGCGGCTTCAAAGGTTTTTCCGTTTCGAAAAAAGAAAACAAACTTGGTATTCGGGCATCGTCGACCTGTGAGCTCGTGCTCGAAGACTGCGAAGTGCCGCTCGAAAACCTGCTCGGTGAAGAAGGCAAAGGTTATAAAGTTGCGATCGAAACGCTCAACGAAGGCCGAATCGGCATCGGCGCACAGATGGTAGGCCTTGCCGAAGCGGCGCTGAACCACGCGGTTGAATACGTCAAAACCCGAAACCAGTTCGGTAAGCCCATCGCGACATTTCAGGGCATGCAGTTTCAGCTCGCGCAAATGGCGATCGACGTCGAGACTTCGAAACTTATGGTCTATAATGCCGCGCGCCTTAAAGACGCTGGCAAAGACTTCGTGAAAGAAGCGGCTATGGCCAAGTACCATTCAAGCCAGGTAGCAGAGCGCGTTGCTTCGCTCGCGGTCGAATGCTTCGGCGGTTATGGCTTCGTGAAAGACTACCCGGTAGAGAAACTTTACCGTGACGCCAAAATCGGCAAAATTTACGAGGGCACGAGCTTCATGCAGCTCATGACCATCAGCAAAATTCTGCTCGGATGAAAAAAGCGGCCCATTCGTGAAACGCGTCTGGGCAACTCTTCTCGTTTTCGTCAGTCTGGCAAGTTTCAGCAGTTTCGCCGAATCGGTCGCGCACCAAAATCACAACGCATTCTTTCATTGCCAGCATACGCGCCAGAAGATCGAACGCACGAAGCCCTGTCCGTGCGGTTGTAACAAGAAGAAAAAGACGAGAATTCGTATCACCACGGCAGACAGCAGCTGTGAATCAGACGATGTCGTCGCGCATGCCCCGCAGTTTGAGAAGCTGGTCTCATCGTCACCTGACTGTAAATTAATTCGGGGGCTGGTGGCAGTTTCACGTCATCTGCCCATGGGTTTGCATTCACCCACGTCGCATTCTCTTTCACCACCGGTACCTCCCGGATAATTGTTCACTCAAGGCCAGATTTTCACCAACAGTTTTCTGAAAAAGGAAACTGTCAGGCCTAAGCCGACTCATGTTGATCGCACACGGCAAAGCCGTCTGCGGCTAAATCTGTCGGTAACAGAAATCAATTATTCATCTTGAGGAGATTTTATGTATTACTTTTCTAAAATATTTGCAATTGCAGTGGTTGTATTCACCGCTTTGCTGAATCCTACTACGGCATCGGCGAGCTGCGGCATGGGTGTTTGCCCCCTGCCAGTTGCCGGGGGGCTCAACGAGAGGGCGCTCGCGGGTACAGGTGTGCTGCCATCGCAGCTGGGTCTCGAAACGCGCTACGCGAGTTTTGACATCGGTGGCAAGGGCAGCTATCTGCAGAACAGTGTCACGGCGGTTATCGAGCACCGCTATTTTCGCGCGGGCGGTATTCTGCCGCTGATCTATCTTTCGGGCCCGGCAGGCGAAACATGGGGTTTAGGCAACACGACGCTCTTCGGCGAAGTGTATGTTTTTACCCGGCCCGGTACGCGGTTCTCGGTGGGCAGCCAGCTCGAAACCCCGACCGGCAATCACGACAAGGGGCTCGGCGCTGACCATTTCATGGCGATACCCTACATGAATCTGTGGCAGCAGACGGGCGACTGGCGTTTTGCCGCACAGCTGGGTTTTCAGCAGACGCTGGGTCACCATAGCCACGGTGTAGCGAGCCCTGTGCTCTATGTGAATCCGCATACAGATACCGAACTCATGGCGCGCCTCATGGGCGGGTACACCTGGTATAGCCGCTATTCGGCAGAAGCCGGGGCACTGTGGCGGCAGGTTTTGGGGCATGACGCGCAGGGCGACAAGACGTTCGTCGACTTCGCACTGGCATTTCGCACCGCTCTCGGTGACTCGCTGGCGCTGCGTGCCGGTGTGGATGTTCCACTCACCTCGCGGGCCCGCCACCTGTACCAGATGTATCTGAGCTGCTTCTACTATTTCTAGCAGGCGCACCGGTAACCGACTGCTTTTGCCCAAGTTTACCGCTCTTCAGGCCGATATTCTAAGGGAGCAATGGCTTATTCTAAGCGTTATTCCCTTATCCTTGCCGGCTGGATTCTCGCGGGAGTCGCGGTGCTTTTTACGCACTACTGGCAAACGTCGCGTTTCAGCAAAGACGCTGTCGATGAGCAGATCACGCTCGTCGCGGCGTCACATTTTGGTATGTCGCAGCTCGTCGACAACCTGCCGAATGTCTTTAAAGAGAACCCCCACGCCGCCGCGCTCAAGATCACCGATCTTCGCGGTGCTTTTCTCGGTGCCATGTACGACTCGCGCCGCATGCCCCCGCAGACGTATAAAGCGTTTCTCGAAACCCGCGCTTTTGATATCGAGGCTTCACCCTTTACCGGCTACAAACTGCATTCGTGGGAGAGTAAACGCAGAAAACTGCGCATCGTGTCTTTGAATCTCGAACGCATGCTCATCAGCGAGTATCTGAGCCGCATGAGCCACGACATGGCGCTGCACTATGTGATTCCCCTCTATATTCTTTTGGGCCTCGCGATACTTGCAGGCTACCACTACCTGATCTCTGGCACGATGCCAACGTTCAGATTGGCGAAACCTGTGAAGACTGGTGTGCCCAAATACACTGAGCCGAAAAGCCTGCAACAGGCGGCCCCCAGGGTGCGCACGCCCGCGAATGCGTGGCAGCTGAGACCCGGCATTATTGCCGAAAGCCACATACGCGAAACGCTGGCGCACCTCAAAGCAATTTCGGGCGCGCTGTCGGTAAGTTTTTGCGCGCGCCAGAAAGCCGACGCCGGCGAGAACTGGTCGGGAGTGCTCGAACTCAGGGGCAGCATTCTGGTGAGGGGCGGCGCCATGCAATTGCCACCGCAGAACCTGCAACGCGAAGACTCGAACCGCTGGTTTCGCCAATCGCCCGATCGCAGCGAATGGTATTTTTTCGGCGGCGATGATGCCGTGCCGCTCAGCTGCTTCGTGATGCGCTTTGCGAATGCCGACGCTGCGCCGGCAACAGACTCGCTCGAGCGTATCAGCGACTACGCCAGGCGCAGCACCCGCCCGCTGCTCGTAGAACACTATTATGAAAATTCGATTATCGACGCCGAAACGGGTCTTTATAGTAATCCTTATGCAATCTTCACGCTGAAAGAAAAACTTCTTGGGGGCATGGCGTTCGCCACTGCCGCCCTTAGGTTCGGCGACAAAGACGCTGAGGGCATCGCATCACAAAAGACGGCGCGCACGGCGATACGTGTCATGCGCGAATTTTTTGCTGCTGAGGCTGCACCGACGATTGCCCGCGGCGCTGAAGATACCCTGCTCATCGTTTTCGCCGGCGAAAAGGTATCGTCGGGTAATGCCAAACGCGCCATAACACAGCTTGTTGCATCTTACCGAAATCTCGGTCGAAGGGTGCATGCAGGCCTCATTGAAGACTCCGCGACGACCGGGTCGCCGCAGCATGTGCTGAAAACGCTTTCTAACCTGCTTGACAAATCGGCGAAAACCGGCGCGATCGAGCTTTACACCGCGGGCACCACAGCGCGAATCCTCTGAAACTATGTCAGGCCTCGTTTCGCGGCGCATGATGAAAAATCTTCTGACCAAAAGGTCAGGGGGCACGCGCGTTATTACCGAAAATGTCGCTGTGCTCAAGGCGATTGAGACAGTACCCAAGATCGCGAGCGTTGAATCAGATAACTACTACAAAGAACCCGTTACGATTGAATATTATATCCCGAAAGAGAGCCGGTTTGCCTATCAGGTAAAGTACCTGTACGTTCCGCTCTACGACCCTGAGCCACGCAACGACAATGCACGTATGGTGCTCGAACATTTCAAGAATCTGAATGAACCCATTGACCTGATGAAGGTGATGGATGAGTACCCGCAGTTTCTCGTGCGCATGCTCGACTACCTCTCACCGCAGATGGGAATCATCGAGAATCTTAGCCGCAGCATTCAAGACGGCCTGGCAGGCGAAACCGACGGATTTCGCAAAGCGCTTTATACGTGCGAGGTGCTGCGCAAATTCGAGCCGTCGATCGTTTCACTCGAAATCGTAGGGGATTACACAACGTACAACATCAACTGGCTCGTCAGAAAACTGAACTCTCTGAAACTGGAATTCTCACTCGAAGACCCGACCGTTGAGTTTCTCATGATACGGTACCGGCAGCAGGCCGAGCGCGCCGGCGAGGTGATTCCTGAGCGGTTCGAGATTCTCTCTCAGATCTTTCTCGAGCAGGCTTTTCCGATGAGCGACGACGATTATGCCGATCTCATGAACCCGGACTGACGGGTTCGCCACCGACTCTCGGGAAGTCAGGCTGCCGCACTGCGGCGCAGCCGCAGAAAAGCCACAACCATGAACAGCAGAACGGCCACTACCGGGAAAATCAGCTTCTGCCATAACTCAAGCGGCGACTTAATTTCAATCTCGGCCGATTCTTCGGCGCGCGCTTGGACGACGCCGCCACCTTTGAGGTTTAGCGCCAGTCGTGTGACCGCTGCGGGAAAAGAAATCACTCCCCGCCCGAGGTTTTTGTCCTGAACGCGCGCAAGTTCGCGTTCGCCGTCGGTGATGGCCAGATTCTGCGGCTCGGCGATCAGCTGCACACCTGCATCCTGTGGGTACACGGTGCGCAAGGCGAACGGCGTGCCCGATTCATTGTAAGGCATCTGGAATGCAACCTGAAGAATACGTTCACCGGGTTTCACGCTTTGCGCCACATAGTACTGGCCAGGCACTGAACCTTTCGCCGCAGCGACTTTCAGCCACTGTATGTTCGATGCTCCGCTGCCGACCGATACCGATGCCTCGGCGACAGTGGCCGCAGGCGGCAAATAGAATTCAAGGCCCGATTGGCCGCCGCGAAAAGTGCGGCGATCGCTGTTGATAAAGTAAACAATCATGAGGCCTGCGAGCCGGTCTTTTTCGACGCGGCGAAGTTCTACGAGTGTGCGTGCCCGCAATTTGGCGGTCGCGTCGGTGCTTTCGAAAATCTCAAGATTCACCGATACCGGGCTCGCCATATTCGGTGCAATCACCTTACTGTAGGTGACGCCCTGGTAGACGGTCTGCACCATATATGGCCCCGTGGTCATCTCAGGCAGCCCCGTGAATTTCGTTACCCCACCGACTGTGCTTGCAGCTGAAACTGGCTGCATACCCTGCTCAAGCTTCAGCAGTTGCACGCTGAGGGGTGGTTTGTGCACTGAGCCGGCAGTACCGTTTTCGACGGTTACCTTGATGTCGAGCGCCTCGGTTTGCGAGGGTGCGCCGAAGAATACCAGAAGTACGAACAGCAGTAACTGCAATAGTCGCGCACCGCAGACGTGGCAGAAGCGCGCAGCGGCTGAAACGACCGGTGTGTTGCAGCTCTGGCACGCGGCCGGTTGCTGAACCGCCGGTGTTTCTGCCAGCTGCGGCATTTCGGCTTCGATCGCCTGCCACTCTTCAAGCAGTTCACTCTGCAGGC
The sequence above is a segment of the Turneriella parva DSM 21527 genome. Coding sequences within it:
- the icd gene encoding NADP-dependent isocitrate dehydrogenase, coding for MAYDKIQLPDQGEKITMEKGRLKVPDQPIIPYIEGDGTGPDIWRASVRVLDAAVAKAYQGAKAIHWLEVYAGEKSNLVYGPNTWLPDETLRAIEEFKIAIKGPMTTPVGGGIRSINVALRQMLDLYVCLRPVQYFSGVPSPVKRPEDVDMTIFRENTEDIYAGIEFEPASDGAKKIIKMLEESELLGKVRFPATASFGIKPVSREGTERLVKAAIEYAIQNKRRSVTLVHKGNIMKFTEGYFCKWGYETAKKYFANETVSWDECGGNPPAGKILIKDAIADSFLQQILLRPKDYDVVATLNLNGDYLSDALAAQVGGIGIAPGANINYQNGCAIFEATHGTAPKYAGLDKVNPSSVILSGEMMLRYLGWKEAADMIIAALSKTIAQKTVTYDFARLMEGAKEIKCSEFADAVIENL
- a CDS encoding enoyl-CoA hydratase-related protein, which translates into the protein MTTKPVLTQIHSTEGGKIYQITMNRPEVHNAVNGEMAKYLSEAWQKFRDDDALVVAVLHGAGDKSFCAGADLTALGELAQLGEGMTPQAIERYAMNDAGPLGGSRIVQQKPVITVSHGYTYAGGLELFCHGHIRIAEPQALFSVACRRWGVPLVDGGTVYLPRLLNWGAALPLIITGQRIRAQRAYEIGLVWELAKKGKGLDRALKVAAQICQSPRDALIADLSSALNGSHLPLSEALRLEARNLHPVATSESMKKGVERFNKGERFWAI
- a CDS encoding acyl-CoA dehydrogenase yields the protein MSALTILSDEEQSYFDAIKDFAKKEITPHVTAMDEAQQVNKDIVKKLFEMGLMGIEVPQSLEGSEASFFTAILAVQAISQVDPSVGVMVDVQNTLVNNAFMRWGSDALKKKYLPQLATGKVGSYCLSESSSGSDAFALKTKAVKKDGKYILNGQKLWITNAGEADIFIIIANLNPEAGYKGITAFIVERGFKGFSVSKKENKLGIRASSTCELVLEDCEVPLENLLGEEGKGYKVAIETLNEGRIGIGAQMVGLAEAALNHAVEYVKTRNQFGKPIATFQGMQFQLAQMAIDVETSKLMVYNAARLKDAGKDFVKEAAMAKYHSSQVAERVASLAVECFGGYGFVKDYPVEKLYRDAKIGKIYEGTSFMQLMTISKILLG